The proteins below are encoded in one region of Brachyspira intermedia PWS/A:
- a CDS encoding STAS domain-containing protein — translation MSLNIEDKGKVKVVSLVGKLDVNLSVSIEAELEQLVESGSINLILELSGIEYLSSSGIRVFISIMRKIKDKNGRLVLACVPDIIKKILKTVELEDLFEVYESVDEAVESF, via the coding sequence ATGAGTTTAAATATAGAAGATAAAGGTAAAGTAAAAGTTGTAAGTTTAGTTGGTAAATTAGATGTTAATTTATCAGTATCTATTGAAGCTGAATTAGAGCAATTAGTAGAATCAGGTTCTATTAATTTAATATTAGAATTATCAGGTATTGAATATTTAAGTTCTAGCGGTATAAGAGTATTTATTTCTATAATGAGAAAAATTAAAGATAAAAATGGAAGATTGGTATTAGCTTGTGTTCCTGATATAATCAAAAAGATATTAAAAACTGTAGAGTTGGAAGATTTATTTGAAGTATATGAAAGTGTCGATGAGGCAGTAGAGTCATTCTAA